From the Pseudomonas monsensis genome, the window GTCGCCCTTGTTGTTGCCCCAGGCGTTACGTTCGTAGGTCACGACCGCTGCGATATCGACTTCCGACAGCTGCTTGCCGAACGCCGCCATGGCGGTGCCGGGCTTGCCGTGGAAGACAATGCTCAGGTGATCCTTGATCGGGCCGGTGGCGATTTTCGAGCCCTTGAGCGCCGGGAACATCGGCGGCAGGCCCTGGCCCTCGGCCTGGTGACAGGCCACGCAGGTGGTGTGATAGACCTTGTCGCCGCGCTCTTTAAGTTCGTCGAGGGTCCATTCCTTGCTGGTCAGCTCCTTGAGCTGCGCGGCCTCGGCTTTGCGCTCGGCGAGCCACTTCTCGTAGTCGGCCTTCTCTTTGACCTCGACCACGATCGGCATGAAGCCGTGATCCTTGCCGCACAGTTCGGCGCACTGGCCACGGTAGAGCCCGGGCTTGTCGATCCGGGTCCAGGCTTCGTTGACAAACCCCGGGATCGCATCGCGCTTGACCGCGAATGCCGGCACCCACCAGGAGTGGATCACGTCGGCGGAGGTCACGAGGAAGCGCACCTTGGCCCCGGTCGGCAGCACCAATGGCTTGTCGACCTCAAGCAAGTAGTGCTCGCCCTTGGCTTCCTTGTTGTGGATCTGCTCGGCGGGCGTGGCCAGGTTGCTGAAGAATTCGACGTCCTGGCCCAGGTATTTGTAGTGCCACTTCCACTGATAACCGGTGATCTGGATATCAATATCCGGCTCACTGGTGTCGTACATCTTGATCAGGGTGGCGGTTGCCGGAACGGCCATTGCCACCAGGATCAGCAGCGGCACGACGGTCCAGAGAATTTCGACGGTGGTGCTTTCGTGGAATTTTGCGGCGACCTGCCCGGTTGAACGGCGGTGCACCATCATCGACCAGAACATGGCGCCGAAGACGATGACTCCGATCACCACACAGATCCAGAAAATGGTCATGTGCAGATCGAATACTGCGTGACTGATCTCAGTCGCTCCAGGCGCCATATTCACAGTCCAGGCCGCGTGGGCCGGGCTGAAAATCGACCACAACAGGAGGCCCATCCAGACGTGTGGATGTCGCATCATTGCGGGTTCCCCTTATCGTTCTTGTTATCCCGGAGGCGTAACGCCTGCGGCAAGGGAGCGGCTGCATCAGACTACGAACTTGAATCGCCGGGCCTTGCTGCGGGTGCAGTCGGGCGTCATCAGCTAACTCCATTCACTGGCGAGTATAGACAGCGAGCGGAATTTGCAATGTGCCGACGTAAATGAACTGAAACAGCGGGTACTTGCGTTCGAGGGCACGAATGGAGAAGGATGCAGACGAGTGGTGGCGAACCGATATAACGCCGGTGCATCAAGGATGAAATAATTATGACAAATGCGTCTTAGCATTTTTCGTAAGCCAGCTAACTTATGTCTTCCCTATTTCATTGCCTTGTACCCTGGAGTTTTCATGAACACCGCCGCATTGCGCGAGCAGATCCAAAAAGCCCGACAAACCGAAAACCAAACCGGACGGCTCAAGCGTCAGCTGGAAGCCAAGTTGCCTCATCTGCATTCGGCCATCCAGTTGCCGGACGCTAACCGTGAAGAAGCGTTGACGAGCTTCGTCACCGCCTATATCGACGAAGTACCAGACATGCTGGATGCAGCCAATGAAGTCGCCAGGGAAGCGGGAATCGAGTCACAGATCAAACCGGTGCTGAGAATCGCCGAGCAGTACTTTATCCAGCCGCCGGTGGGACTGGACAGTCTGCTGGACGAAGCCTATCTGGCACACCGCTTTGTCGAAGAGGTCAACGACCTGTACATCAAGCACCTCGGCCAGCCACTGATCCCCCTGGACATGACGGTCGCCAATCTGATTGCTCACCAATTGCTCGGTGAGGAATTTGCCAATCAACTGGACGAAGTGGTGCATCACACCATCGACGAAATGCTCGACGACGAGAGCTTTGCGCTGGAATCGGTCGAAGCTTACCGCGACAAGCTGAGCAGCCCGGATACCGGTGCTGCGTGGAAGCGCTGGCCATGCATGGGCCGCCGCCTGGGCGTGGGCCTGGAACTGGATCAGCCAGCCGCGTAAGCCACGCACAATCCAATGTCGGAGTGAGCCTGCTCGCGATGGCGATGGGTCAGTCAACAGAGATGTTGATTGAAACGATCGCCATCGCGAGCAGGCTTACTCCTGCAGGGTTTGAGTTCAACCTGGAGATTCAGCCGGCGGCGCCGACACCGGTATTGGTCCGAACCCGCCCCTCAAGCCGTCGCTTCAACCCGCGCGACTCGATCAACAGCT encodes:
- the coxB gene encoding cytochrome c oxidase subunit II; the encoded protein is MMRHPHVWMGLLLWSIFSPAHAAWTVNMAPGATEISHAVFDLHMTIFWICVVIGVIVFGAMFWSMMVHRRSTGQVAAKFHESTTVEILWTVVPLLILVAMAVPATATLIKMYDTSEPDIDIQITGYQWKWHYKYLGQDVEFFSNLATPAEQIHNKEAKGEHYLLEVDKPLVLPTGAKVRFLVTSADVIHSWWVPAFAVKRDAIPGFVNEAWTRIDKPGLYRGQCAELCGKDHGFMPIVVEVKEKADYEKWLAERKAEAAQLKELTSKEWTLDELKERGDKVYHTTCVACHQAEGQGLPPMFPALKGSKIATGPIKDHLSIVFHGKPGTAMAAFGKQLSEVDIAAVVTYERNAWGNNKGDMVTPKEVLELKQAESK